From Woronichinia naegeliana WA131, the proteins below share one genomic window:
- a CDS encoding Uma2 family endonuclease, producing the protein MTTLTKPKLTFANFLAQCPDEGRFEFVNGEIVEMSNTRQHKIIAEFILFLLNDEIRRSQSNFIVTTQATIRTFNKKGNEQGRVPDVSVIDRTLWRSAPTDYAALTEPIQLAVEVVSTNWENDYVDKLYEYEKLGIKEYWIVDYLAIASRALIGDPKFPTISVYTLNEENQYTLQQFRDEEKIISLTFAELQIAPAQIFQA; encoded by the coding sequence ATGACCACTTTAACCAAACCCAAGCTCACCTTTGCCAACTTTCTTGCTCAATGCCCCGATGAAGGACGTTTTGAATTTGTTAATGGAGAAATTGTAGAAATGAGCAATACTCGTCAACATAAGATCATTGCTGAATTTATTCTGTTTCTGTTAAATGATGAAATTCGGCGATCGCAGTCCAATTTTATTGTTACAACTCAAGCAACTATCCGAACTTTTAACAAAAAAGGTAACGAACAAGGGCGGGTTCCTGATGTTAGCGTCATTGACCGTACTCTCTGGCGTTCCGCACCAACGGACTATGCCGCCTTAACAGAACCGATTCAATTAGCAGTAGAAGTCGTTTCAACTAACTGGGAAAATGACTATGTTGACAAACTCTATGAATACGAAAAGTTAGGAATCAAAGAATATTGGATTGTGGATTACCTAGCGATCGCTAGTCGTGCCTTAATTGGTGATCCCAAGTTTCCGACAATTTCCGTTTATACCCTAAATGAAGAGAATCAATATACATTACAGCAATTTAGAGATGAAGAAAAGATCATTTCCCTAACTTTTGCTGAATTACAGATTGCTCCCGCTCAAATTTTT